ATTATGATAAAGATATCCCTCCAACCAGCAAAATGGAAGGGTTTGATCTACTAACAGAAGGTTTACTAACTTTAAATAAGGTTCTTTCTTTGCTAAAAAAATATAAACCAGGCCAAATTCCAGTTGAAGGAAAAGATGGAGCTTCTAGATTCACACGTCTTTTATTAGAAAGTGATAGTGTTAATTTTTTTGTAGGCAGGGCTGTTAATGAATCACATCAGAGTTTGAATCTCCCAATTAATTTAGGTATTAGGAGTCAGATAATAAGTCGAATTTCTGAGCAGTTAAGGAGAATAAAAAAAGAAGTTAAAATTGAATGGTTTTAAAATAAAGGAGGTGGATTAGATGTCCCAAAATATTCTGAAAATATGTATAGGAACCCCCTGTCATTTAATGGGAGCTGCAGATTTAATGGAATCAGTAGAAGAGCTCGATAAAAGTTTGAGAGATAAAATTGAATTAAAAACAAGCCACTGTATTGATAATTGCTGTGACAAGGCTCCAGTTGCTGAATTCAATGGCAAAATTTATCAGGATTTAAACCCAGAAAAACTATATAAGATTATAAGTGATAATATAAGATAGGAGATGTTAAAATGAGCATAAATACTATTTCTGAGGTTGTTAAATTAAAAAGGAGACTATATGTTGAGTTATTGAGACTCGTTCAAGCCGGAAATTTAATAGAAGGAATATCTAATTTATCAAAAACAATGATTACTAAAGATTCTCCTCGTTACAGATGCTGTGAATTTAAAGAGAGAGCAATTTTTGATCAAAGAATAAAAGCGGTGTTGGGCTTTAATATTGCCGAAAATAAGGAGAAAACTCTAAAAGAATTGGCATCTTCACTGCCCAGTCAGGTGGAAAATAGAAAAGTAGTTGAAGTAATTGAGACAGCTTGTGATAGCTGTCCGATTGACAAATATATTGTTACAGATGCCTGCAGAAATTGTGTTGCCCATAAGTGTGTTAATGCTTGTCCTGTAAATGCTATAGTGATTATCCAAAATAAAGCCTATATTGATCAAGGTAAATGTATAGAATGTGGGAAATGTGCTTCTGCCTG
Above is a window of Halanaerobium saccharolyticum subsp. saccharolyticum DSM 6643 DNA encoding:
- a CDS encoding NAD(P)H-dependent oxidoreductase subunit E, with protein sequence MSQNILKICIGTPCHLMGAADLMESVEELDKSLRDKIELKTSHCIDNCCDKAPVAEFNGKIYQDLNPEKLYKIISDNIR